A region of Amyelois transitella isolate CPQ chromosome 11, ilAmyTran1.1, whole genome shotgun sequence DNA encodes the following proteins:
- the LOC106135157 gene encoding enhanced level of genomic instability 1, whose protein sequence is MSFLLTSENKTDSVSTLSLNDLSKKKYHRCILKPKENTRKYKCMRTLKNKLKKYKLRHDGIEDQDVIDVSQTLIKSLYIKSPKKQSSNQNNNCIFGENYHPKNYLFKMGRWKCIDKTIQNSDLNSPLTNQSINKIRDTLPISEGKGKQQTNAFKLLMDSRNKSIGSNSPGKEKSIDENESQENKEKKSIKAKRNLALQKMAEGKGSLKNKEKEEYQEYCIKKKMEKRAERLKNMITSNIRNLKTEKDTNKDLVRSASTEELSSELDEHISKQKNLTLVSLFDDPEIQNSVSPIKNMISKEDSEFLKKLSPSLKKKENMLSYFKKIERDVSISNDVENENRINDVIIKVKVSSKLKKKVKKRKCHIPKIMDEENAKSENVLIDCIELNSDDARKDRRKRKRSDNTCGNILSNCNSKDVESSSTECRPKRNIKKPVKYTDDVEVFSSDDELHIFTPKKKKHGDKKIHLNKNSSRVQNMRKSQTSPKLPDNADKHSHISKSKMEENKKSDKVLKKNVKLAPIFAAKPQLNPEAIEAKQKFLHSGVPEKLKKIIAEQKTRFVEQCIFPITVHIQQNTNNKLVLSSTPNNLNKDMSDDELCISLEGNLFKNLTDSLIHKKEIENIPTVKCEKYTMLQHIKKIYPKFPVFRTYRMLQEKKSGQIKDCSYQDVDNSIEVIYGMNDLVNENPDKMNWVDKYKATSSKQIIGNFENIKEIRKWLVTWTENEEKSRNKINFESDSSDFYHSDTDSKDSFKPTNNLLIIVGPVGSGKTSSIYAVAAELGIKVIEVNASSKRTGKIMLQDLQEATQSHKVNRGKGSADNSQKSQEILENSPKPLNKRGRPKKSSEKSSCKSNVSKKNENLGKPSSSQDNCRTEMSLILIDDADIVFEQDDGFCSAIVQLVQSSKRPVILISSSASCTHLQRFLQSAKVISMHSLQPRMLGTWLDIMCLADSGVCVPGTGATILDFFKGDIRKAINSLQFYVSSQKQTENEQENNTQNLDTFVDDENSSMSWVEHDNVENRLHIANSLELINQLRQCIIGQQLTLFQCNHQLDLFNVWWSIPKLLINPSSFGQVSKHNKDEHSGQTVVGIEAIANAFDSVSMAEYFRPTKSAMADDITSQPWFSGECDSVSETEHLYEYDRSEELIEEISHNLVSGSILEAQNIMNITYNTDVQFPSMDEYRERHRIVSSHNSLSGCLNPSAVLDRKALALDYWSFCRTICRLEKSKTDNNSKRNNRFCHYLKSLNVTCKVGNFDKLADSLVFKGNENEKI, encoded by the exons ATGTCCTTTTTGCTGACATCTGAGAATAAAACAGATAGTGTAAGCACATTGAGTTTGAATGatttaagtaaaaagaaatatcacAGATGTATTCTGAAACCTAAAGAAAATACTCGCAAATATAAATGCATGAGaacacttaaaaataagttaaagaaatataaattgagacatgatggaattgaggatCAAGATGTTATAGATGTATcccaaacattaataaaatctctGTATATTAAATCACCCAAAAAGCAAAGCAGCAATCAAAATAACAACTGCATATTTGGTGAAAATTATCATCCCAAAAATTACCTTTTTAAGATGGGTAGATGGAAATGTATTGATAAAACCATTCAAAATTCTGATTTAAATAGTCCATTAACAAAtcagtctattaataaaattcgtGACACTTTACCAATTTCGGAAGGCAAAGGAAAACAACAGACAAATGCGTTTAAACTATTAATGGAttctagaaataaaagtattggCAGCAATTCTCCAGGAAAGGAAAAATCTATTGATGAAAATGAAAGTCAggaaaataaagagaaaaaaagcATTAAAGCCAAAAGAAATTTGGCGCTCCAAAAAATGGCAGAGGGTAAAGgttcattaaaaaacaaagaaaaggAAGAGTATCAAGAGTATtgcattaagaaaaaaatggagAAGAGAGCAGAAAGATTAAAGAATATGATAACTAGTAACATTCGGAAtcttaaaactgaaaaagACACAAATAAAGACCTTGTTAGAAGTGCATCAACTGAAGAACTTTCATCTGAATTGGATGAACATATATCAAAGCAAAAAAATCTGACACTAGTTAGCTTATTTGATGATCCTGAAATTCAAAACAGTGTTAgtccaattaaaaatatgatctCTAAGGAAGATAGTgagtttttaaaaaagttatcaccatctttaaaaaagaaagaaaatatgttgagttactttaaaaaaatagaaagagATGTTTCTATATCAAATGATGTAGAAAACGAGAATCGCATAAatgatgttattataaaagtgaAAGTTTCATccaaattgaagaaaaaagttaAGAAACGGAAATGCCATATTCCTAAAATAATGGATGAAGAAAATGCAAAATCTGAAAATGTATTAATAGATTGTATTGAACTAAATTCTGATGATGCAAGAAAAGATAGACGAAAGAGAAAAAGAAGCGATAATACTTGTGGCAATATATTAAGTAATTGTAATAGCAAAGATGTAGAATCATCATCTACTGAATGTAGACCAAaacgaaatattaaaaaacctGTTAAATATACAGATGATGTTGAAGTATTTAGTTCTGATGATgagttacatatttttacacctaaaaagaaaaaacatggAGATAAGAAAATTCAtctgaataaaaatagttcCAGAGTTCAAAATATGCGTAAAAGTCAAACTTCTCCAAAATTACCTGACAATGCTGACAAACATAGTCATATTAGTAAGTCTAAAATGGAAGAAAACAAGAAATCTGACAAAGTTCTGAAGAAGAACGTAAAATTAGCACCAATATTTGCAGCTAAACCACAACTTAATCCAGAAGCAATTGAAGCTAAACAAAAGTTTCTTCATAGTGGAGTACCTGAAAAGTTGAAAAAGATTATTGCTGAACAAAAAACTAGATTTGTGGAGCAATGCATTTTTCCCATCACAGTTCATATCcaacaaaatacaaacaacAAACTTGTTTTGTCTTCAACACCTAACAATTTGAATAAAGATATGTCTGATGATGAGCTTTGTATCTCATTAGAaggtaatttgtttaaaaatctaaCAGATTCTTTAATACATaagaaagaaatagaaaatattccaacagtgaaatgtgaaaaatatacaatgttACAACATATCAAGAAAATATATCCTAAATTTCCTGTATTTAGAACATATCGTATGCTACAAGAGAAGAAAAGTGGACAAATAAAAGATTGTAGTTATCAAGATGTCGATAACAGTATAGAGGTGATTTATGGAATGAATGATCTAGTTAATGAGAATCCTGATAAAATGAATTGGGTTGATAAGTATAAAGCGACTTcatcaaaacaaattattggaaattttgaaaacataaaaGAGATAAGGAAATGGTTAGTTACTTGGactgaaaatgaagaaaaatcaagaaataaaattaactttgagTCTGATTCCTCAGATTTTTATCATTCAGATACAGATAGTAAAGACAGTTTTAAACCAACTAATAATTTACTCATTATAGTTGGCCCAGTTGGGAGTGGTAAAACATCTAGTATTTATGCAGTTGCTGCAGAATTAGGTATTAAAGTAATTGAAGTAAATGCGAGTAGTAAAAGAACTGGGAAAATAATGCTTCAAGATTTACAAGAAGCTACTCAGTCGCACAAAGTGAATAGAGGAAAAGGTAGTGCAGATAATTCTCAAAAATCACAAGAAATTCTTGAAAATAGTCCAAAACCTTTGAACAAACGAGGAAGACCAAAGAAAAGTTCAGAGAAATCTTCATGTAAAAGTAATGTGTctaagaaaaatgaaaatctaGGTAAACCTTCAAGCAGCCAAGATAATTGTAGGACAGAAATGTCTCTTATTCTTATAGACGATGCAGATATCGTATTTGAACAGGATGATGGATTTTGCTCTGCTATTGTCCAGTTAGTCCAAAGCTCTAAACGACCAGTAATTTTGATCTCATCATCTGCTTCGTGTACACATCTACAAAGATTCTTACAGAGTGCTAAAGTCATAAGCATGCATTCTCTCCAGCCTAGAATGCTTGGTACTTGGTTAGATATCATGTGCTTAGCAGATAGTGGGGTCTGTGTGCCTGGTACAGGTGCAACAATCTTAGACTTTTTCAAAGGGGATATAAGAAAAGCTATAAACTCATTGCAGTTTTATGTTTCTTCTCAAAAACAGACTGAAAAcgaacaagaaaataatacacaaaatttGGACACTTTTGTGGATGACGAAAATTCAAGTATGTCTTGGGTAGAGCATGATAATGTTGAAAACAGACTTCATATTGCTAACAGTTTAGAACTCATAAATCAATTGCGTCAATGTATAATTGGACAGCAACTAACATTGTTTCAATGTAATCATCAATTGGATTTGTTTAATGTGTGGTGGAGCATACCAAAACTTCTTATTAATCCTAGTAGCTTTGGGCAAGTTAGTAAACACAATAAAGATGAACATTCTGGACAAACAGTTGTGGGAATAGAGGCTATTGCCAATGCTTTTGACTCTGTGTCAATGGCAGAATATTTTAGACCCACTAAGTCTGCCATGGCTGATGATATAACATCTCAACCTTGGTTTTCTGGGGAATGTGACAGTGTCTCAGAGACAGAGCATTTATATGAATATGATAGAAGTGAAGAACTAATTGAAGAAATTTCACATAATCTTGTTTCGGGTTCAATTTTAGAAGCccaaaatattatgaatattacatataatactGATGTGCAATTTCCGAGTATGGATGAATACAg GGAAAGACATAGAATCGTTTCAAGTCACAATAGCCTAAGTGGCTGTTTAAATCCTTCTGCAGTATTGGACCGAAAAGCTCTCGCATTGGATTATTGGTCTTTCTGTCGCACAATATGCAGGTTAGAGAAATCTAAAACTGACAATAATAGCAAGAGAAACAACCGTTTCTGTCATTATCTAAAGTCTTTGAATGTTACATGCAAAGTTGGTAATTTTGATAAGTTAGCTGATAGTCTTGTATTCAAAGGAAATGAAaacgaaaaaatttaa
- the LOC132902270 gene encoding uncharacterized protein LOC132902270: MVKSVLRGETCGYCNACVRNRLCAARGRSPEALECAYKHILESYGDGMPETPAKVPESPKSACASCRWTSDAQFPETPTSISDLSLEWSSRSSERSRRRRKR; the protein is encoded by the coding sequence atgGTTAAGAGTGTTCTTCGTGGTGAAACCTGCGGGTATTGCAACGCTTGTGTGCGTAACCGATTGTGCGCTGCTAGAGGGCGTAGTCCCGAAGCTTTGGAGTGCGCGTACAAGCATATCCTCGAGTCGTACGGTGACGGTATGCCTGAAACTCCGGCTAAAGTTCCTGAATCTCCGAAGTCTGCATGTGCTTCTTGTCGTTGGACGTCAGACGCGCAGTTTCCGGAGACACCCACTTCGATAAGCGATCTGAGTCTAGAGTGGAGCTCCAGGTCTTCCGAACGCTCCCGAAGAAGACGCAAAAGATAG